The bacterium genome window below encodes:
- a CDS encoding GFA family protein, protein MKAEGGCYCGGLRYQIDADPMFKGQCHCRECQYISGGGPNFIMLLPETGFSYSQGTPKGFSRSDLETPVTREFCADCGTHILAKSPAMAGVVIVKVGTLDDPSVFSPDMAIHMLDKQPFHVLPEGLPALERGPGSAPAS, encoded by the coding sequence ATGAAAGCCGAAGGCGGATGCTATTGCGGCGGGCTGCGCTACCAGATCGATGCCGATCCGATGTTCAAGGGCCAGTGCCATTGCCGCGAGTGCCAGTACATCTCGGGCGGCGGGCCAAACTTCATCATGCTTCTGCCCGAAACCGGCTTCAGCTACAGCCAGGGCACGCCCAAGGGCTTCAGCCGCAGTGATCTCGAGACTCCGGTTACGCGCGAATTCTGCGCGGATTGCGGAACGCATATCCTTGCGAAGTCGCCTGCCATGGCGGGTGTCGTGATCGTCAAGGTGGGCACGCTGGATGATCCGAGCGTCTTCAGCCCGGACATGGCCATTCACATGCTCGACAAGCAGCCATTCCATGTCCTGCCCGAGGGCTTGCCTGCACTCGAACGCGGGCCCGGCTCTGCGCCAGCGAGTTAG